A section of the Citrus sinensis cultivar Valencia sweet orange chromosome 8, DVS_A1.0, whole genome shotgun sequence genome encodes:
- the LOC102627790 gene encoding arogenate dehydratase 2 isoform X2, whose amino-acid sequence MAASVARSQLTPLSRQITAKPSQSDQTPKCIVRFRPLNIPRRFNVAVKASINRNDEKIGGNNNKTAPALHPQSILDDDEEDAASNDSLNSLPRPLSSAQFSNFVSNGSRLRVAYQGVRGAYSESAAEKAYPNCEAVPCEQFDTAFEAVERWLVDRAVLPIENSLGGSIHRNYDLLLRHRLHIVGEVKFAVRHCLLANPGVKVEDLKRVLSHPQALAQCENTLTKLGLVREAVDDTAGAAKYVSFEQLKDAGAVASSSAAAIYGLNILAEDIQDDCDNVTRFLMLAREPIIPGTDRPFKTSIVFSLEEGPGVLFKALAVFALRQINLTKIESRPLRNQPLRSSDDNSGFGKYFDYLFYVDFEASMADQKAQNALRHLKEFATFLRVLGSYPIDTTIVP is encoded by the exons ATGGCGGCCTCCGTTGCGCGATCACAGCTGACCCCACTTTCGCGACAGATCACTGCTAAACCCTCTCAGTCGGATCAAACACCAAAATGCATCGTCAGATTCCGTCCGCTTAACATCCCACGGCGGTTTAACGTTGCCGTTAAGGCCTCTATTAACCGAAACGATGAGAAAATCGGCGGTAACAATAACAAAACCGCTCCGGCGCTTCACCCGCAGAGCATTCtcgatgatgatgaagaggacGCCGCTTCGAATGATTCGTTGAATTCGCTTCCCC GGCCTTTGTCTTCGGCtcagttttcaaattttgtatcCAACGGGTCCCGCCTTCGAGTTGCGTACCAg GGAGTTCGTGGAGCTTACAGCGAGTCAGCAGCAGAGAAAGCATACCCAAATTGCGAAGCGGTTCCTTGCGAGCAATTTGACACTGCTTTTGAA GCTGTCGAGAGGTGGCTTGTAGACAGAGCAGTTTTACCCATTGAGAATTCTTTGGGTGGCAGCATCCACAGAAATTATGATCTCTTACTCCGGCACAGGTTGCACATAGTAGGGGAAGTTAAATTTGCTGTCCGACACTGCCTACTAGCCAATCCTGGTGTTAAAGTTGAGGACTTGAAAAGGGTTCTAAGCCATCCTCAG GCTCTTGCTCAATGTGAGAACACACTAACGAAATTAGGGTTAGTCAGGGAAGCGGTGGACGATACTGCAGGTGCAGCAAAG TATGTATCATTCGAGCAACTAAAAGATGCGGGAGCTGTTGCTAGCTCTTCTGCTGCAGCGATCTATGGTTTAAATATACTTGCTGAGGATATTCAG GATGATTGTGATAATGTTACTCGATTTCTAATGCTAGCTAGGGAGCCCATTATTCCAGGCACGGATAGACCATTCAAG ACAAGTATAGTTTTCTCATTAGAGGAGGGTCCTGGAGTGCTTTTCAAGGCACTTGCTGTATTTGCTTTAAGGCAAATCAACCTTACAAag ATTGAAAGCCGTCCTTTGAGGAATCAGCCATTGCGATCATCTGATGACAACAGCGGGTTTGGAAA ATACTTTGATTATCTTTTCTATGTGGATTTTGAAGCATCAATGGCTGATCAGAAGGCACAAAATGCTCTGAGGCATTTGAag GAGTTTGCTACTTTCCTACGAGTTTTGGGGAGCTATCCTATCGACACTACCATAGTACCATGA
- the LOC102627790 gene encoding arogenate dehydratase 2 isoform X1 produces the protein MAASVARSQLTPLSRQITAKPSQSDQTPKCIVRFRPLNIPRRFNVAVKASINRNDEKIGGNNNKTAPALHPQSILDDDEEDAASNDSLNSLPRLVCVSGPLSSAQFSNFVSNGSRLRVAYQGVRGAYSESAAEKAYPNCEAVPCEQFDTAFEAVERWLVDRAVLPIENSLGGSIHRNYDLLLRHRLHIVGEVKFAVRHCLLANPGVKVEDLKRVLSHPQALAQCENTLTKLGLVREAVDDTAGAAKYVSFEQLKDAGAVASSSAAAIYGLNILAEDIQDDCDNVTRFLMLAREPIIPGTDRPFKTSIVFSLEEGPGVLFKALAVFALRQINLTKIESRPLRNQPLRSSDDNSGFGKYFDYLFYVDFEASMADQKAQNALRHLKEFATFLRVLGSYPIDTTIVP, from the exons ATGGCGGCCTCCGTTGCGCGATCACAGCTGACCCCACTTTCGCGACAGATCACTGCTAAACCCTCTCAGTCGGATCAAACACCAAAATGCATCGTCAGATTCCGTCCGCTTAACATCCCACGGCGGTTTAACGTTGCCGTTAAGGCCTCTATTAACCGAAACGATGAGAAAATCGGCGGTAACAATAACAAAACCGCTCCGGCGCTTCACCCGCAGAGCATTCtcgatgatgatgaagaggacGCCGCTTCGAATGATTCGTTGAATTCGCTTCCCC GTTTGGTTTGTGTTTCAGGGCCTTTGTCTTCGGCtcagttttcaaattttgtatcCAACGGGTCCCGCCTTCGAGTTGCGTACCAg GGAGTTCGTGGAGCTTACAGCGAGTCAGCAGCAGAGAAAGCATACCCAAATTGCGAAGCGGTTCCTTGCGAGCAATTTGACACTGCTTTTGAA GCTGTCGAGAGGTGGCTTGTAGACAGAGCAGTTTTACCCATTGAGAATTCTTTGGGTGGCAGCATCCACAGAAATTATGATCTCTTACTCCGGCACAGGTTGCACATAGTAGGGGAAGTTAAATTTGCTGTCCGACACTGCCTACTAGCCAATCCTGGTGTTAAAGTTGAGGACTTGAAAAGGGTTCTAAGCCATCCTCAG GCTCTTGCTCAATGTGAGAACACACTAACGAAATTAGGGTTAGTCAGGGAAGCGGTGGACGATACTGCAGGTGCAGCAAAG TATGTATCATTCGAGCAACTAAAAGATGCGGGAGCTGTTGCTAGCTCTTCTGCTGCAGCGATCTATGGTTTAAATATACTTGCTGAGGATATTCAG GATGATTGTGATAATGTTACTCGATTTCTAATGCTAGCTAGGGAGCCCATTATTCCAGGCACGGATAGACCATTCAAG ACAAGTATAGTTTTCTCATTAGAGGAGGGTCCTGGAGTGCTTTTCAAGGCACTTGCTGTATTTGCTTTAAGGCAAATCAACCTTACAAag ATTGAAAGCCGTCCTTTGAGGAATCAGCCATTGCGATCATCTGATGACAACAGCGGGTTTGGAAA ATACTTTGATTATCTTTTCTATGTGGATTTTGAAGCATCAATGGCTGATCAGAAGGCACAAAATGCTCTGAGGCATTTGAag GAGTTTGCTACTTTCCTACGAGTTTTGGGGAGCTATCCTATCGACACTACCATAGTACCATGA
- the LOC102628280 gene encoding NEDD8-specific protease 1 encodes MGKSAADDKILSYNDVVLRRSDLDILSGPYFLNDRIIEFYFSYLSSCLVSQDILLVPPSIAFWILNCPDATYLKEFIEPLKLPEKKLVIFPVNDNDDMSLAEGGSHWSLIVYERNGNVFVHHDSNHRMNKIKARKLFSAVVGFMGDSTSASNGKYLDCVDSPQQTNGYDCGVYVIAIARAICCWYESSEHKDAEGMWFSFVKEQVTSAVVSQMRKEILQLIKGLMEKK; translated from the coding sequence ATGGGAAAATCTGCAGCTGATGACAAGATCCTAAGCTACAACGATGTTGTTCTTAGGAGATCAGATTTGGACATCCTGAGTGGCCCATATTTTCTGAATGACAGAATCATCGAGTTTTATTTTAGCTATCTTTCATCATGCCTTGTTTCACAAGACATCCTACTGGTTCCGCCTTCAATTGCTTTCTGGATATTAAATTGCCCAGATGCTACATATCTGAAGGAGTTCATAGAACCGCTTAAATTGCCGGAGAAGAAACTGGTGATCTTTCCTGTTAATGACAATGATGACATGAGTCTTGCTGAAGGGGGAAGTCACTGGAGCTTAATTGTGTATGAGAGAAATGGTAATGTGTTTGTGCATCATGATAGCAATCACAggatgaataaaataaaagcaagaAAACTTTTTTCAGCTGTGGTGGGATTTATGGGTGATTCAACTTCAGCATCTAACGGCAAGTATTTGGATTGTGTTGATTCACCACAACAAACCAATGGTTATGATTGTGGAGTATATGTTATTGCCATTGCAAGAGCTATATGTTGCTGGTATGAGAGTAGTGAACACAAAGATGCCGAGGGTATGTGGTTTTCTTTTGTGAAGGAGCAGGTTACTTCTGCTGTTGTCTCTCAGATGAGAAAGGAGATTCTACAGTTGATTAAAGGCCTCATGGAAAAGAAATAG